One stretch of Anas acuta chromosome W, bAnaAcu1.1, whole genome shotgun sequence DNA includes these proteins:
- the LOC137847374 gene encoding olfactory receptor 14C36-like — protein MSNSSSIAEFILLPFSDTRELQLLHFALFLGIYLAALLGNGLILTAVACDHRLHTPMYFFLLNLALLDLGCISTTVPKAMANSLWDTRAISYAGCAAQVFLFVFLISAEYFILTFMAYDRYVAICKPLHYRTVMASRACAQMAAAAWGSGVLHALLLTANTFSLSLCQGNAVDQFFCEIPQILKLSCSHSYLREVGLLTFSGFVFWGCFAFILFSYVQIFRAVLKMPSEKGQHKAFSTCLPHLVVVSVFISTAAFAGFKSPSISSPSLDLVTTVLYSVMPPAMNPLIYSMRNQELKNAIWNVLLQIFFSNRKVLISLPK, from the coding sequence atgtccaacagcagctcaaTCGCCGAGTTCATCCTCCTGCCATTCTCAGAcacacgcgagctgcagctcctgcacttcgcgctcttcctgggcatctacctggctgccctcctgggcaacggcctcatcctcaccgccgTAGCCTgtgaccaccgcctccacacccccatgtacttcttcctcctcaacctcgccctccttgacctgggctgcatctccaccactgttcctaaagccatggccaattccctctgggacaccagggccatttcctatgcaggatgtgctgcacaggtctttctgtttgtctttttgaTCTCAGCGGAGTATTTTATTCTCACTttcatggcctacgaccgctatGTTGCCATttgcaagcccctgcactacagGACAGTAATGgccagcagagcttgtgcccagatggcagcagctgcctggggcagtggggttctCCATGCTCTGCTACtcactgccaatacattttccctgtctctctgccaaggcaatgctgtggaccagttcttctgtgaaatcccccagatcctcaagctctcctgctcacactcctacctcagggaagttgggcTTCTGACATTTAGtggttttgtattttggggttgttttgctttcattcttttttcctacgtgcagatcttcagggctgtgctgaagATGCCCTCTGAGAAGGGACAGCACAAAGCCTTCTCTACCTGCCTTCCTCACCTGGTTGTGGTCTCTGTTTTTATAAGCACTGCTGCATTTGCAGGCTTCAAGTCCCCTTCCATCTCCTCACCATCTCTGGATCTAGTGACTACAGTTTTGTACTCAGTGATGCCCCCAGCAATGAATCCCCTcatttacagcatgaggaaccaggagctaAAGAATGCCATTTGGAATGTGTtattacagatatttttcagtaatcGTAAAGTTCTCATCTCTCTCCCAAAGTGA